A single Curtobacterium sp. MCSS17_015 DNA region contains:
- a CDS encoding APC family permease codes for MTNETRSLKARLIGDPLPSEKLEGQLLPKHLALPIFASDPLSSVAYAPQELLMILLLGGMAFLTFAPWVAALVVLLLVVVVASYRQLIKAYPSGGGDYEVAHRNLGEKAGLVVASALLVDYVMTVAVSVASGVDNIISALPMLNPFRVELAILFVVLLAAANLRGVRESSKAFAVPTYLFVASVFLMVVTGLVRIAAGDAPVAESAGYTVENIEHTTQAAFILLLLRAFASGCSALTGVEAIANGIPAFRRPKIKNAQQTLVLMGGIAIVLFVGLITLALVSRVHYAENACDLQGFADCAATPQRSLIAQIAAATFGNNSVLFFVIQATTAAVLLLAANTAFNGFPLLGSILARDSYAPKALSTRGDRLIYSNGVIVLALVAAALLFVYRANVTSLIQLYIIGVFVSFTLGQSGMVKHWVSLLRADRAGTAGEPVNRAQVIRSLTINSVGATFTFVVLVIVTITKFTHGAWLVFVIMPVLFVLMLGVNRYYRDVSHEIAADADTEFGATGDHAIVLVNKLQKPVLKALDYAIAAKHADLEAVHVAIDDAEAARLREQWAEHGIEVPLTMVPSPYRDISMPLIKYIKAHRLEHGSEVVTVYTPVFIVGHWWEGLLHNHRGRRIRKKLLLMHGVTVALVPWLLDSSELLYGKRSRPFPGQDRRGEPVRPALRRSPHGVFRSEAEEDRLIRSAQRNSLEPQKLAHTGTPSRRATRPAGPAEGVDPATCTGEVRTLVPTAPPVPSAHDDQH; via the coding sequence GTGACCAACGAGACCCGGTCGTTGAAAGCCCGACTGATCGGCGACCCGCTCCCCTCCGAGAAACTCGAGGGGCAGCTCCTGCCGAAGCACCTGGCGCTCCCCATCTTCGCCAGCGACCCGCTCTCCTCCGTGGCGTACGCGCCGCAGGAGCTGCTCATGATCCTGCTGCTCGGCGGGATGGCGTTCCTGACGTTCGCACCCTGGGTGGCCGCCCTCGTCGTGCTGCTGCTCGTCGTGGTCGTCGCGTCGTACCGGCAGCTCATCAAGGCGTACCCGTCCGGCGGCGGCGACTACGAGGTGGCACACCGGAACCTCGGCGAGAAGGCCGGGCTCGTCGTCGCGAGCGCCCTGCTCGTCGACTACGTGATGACGGTGGCCGTGTCGGTGGCCTCCGGCGTCGACAACATCATCTCGGCGCTGCCGATGCTCAACCCGTTCCGCGTGGAGTTGGCGATCCTGTTCGTCGTGCTGCTGGCGGCCGCGAACCTCCGCGGTGTGCGCGAGTCGAGCAAGGCCTTCGCCGTCCCGACCTACCTGTTCGTGGCGAGCGTCTTCCTGATGGTCGTGACCGGCCTCGTCCGGATCGCCGCCGGGGACGCGCCCGTGGCCGAGTCCGCCGGCTACACCGTCGAGAACATCGAGCACACCACACAGGCGGCCTTCATCCTCCTGCTCCTCCGGGCCTTCGCGTCCGGCTGTTCGGCGCTCACCGGTGTCGAGGCCATCGCGAACGGCATCCCGGCCTTCCGCCGCCCGAAGATCAAGAACGCGCAGCAGACCCTCGTGCTCATGGGCGGGATCGCGATCGTGCTGTTCGTCGGCCTCATCACGCTCGCCCTCGTCTCCCGCGTGCACTACGCGGAGAACGCGTGCGACCTGCAGGGCTTCGCGGACTGCGCCGCGACACCGCAGCGCTCCCTCATCGCCCAGATCGCCGCGGCCACGTTCGGCAACAACTCGGTCCTGTTCTTCGTCATCCAGGCGACCACGGCGGCGGTGCTGCTCCTCGCGGCGAACACGGCGTTCAACGGGTTCCCGCTGCTCGGCTCGATCCTGGCGCGCGACTCCTACGCCCCGAAGGCGCTGTCCACCCGCGGCGACCGGCTCATCTACTCGAACGGCGTCATCGTGCTCGCGCTCGTCGCGGCCGCCCTGCTCTTCGTCTACCGGGCGAACGTCACCAGCCTCATCCAGCTCTACATCATCGGCGTGTTCGTCTCGTTCACGCTCGGGCAGAGCGGGATGGTCAAGCACTGGGTGAGCCTGCTCCGTGCGGACCGCGCCGGGACCGCCGGCGAGCCGGTGAACCGCGCGCAGGTCATCCGGAGCCTCACCATCAACTCGGTCGGTGCGACCTTCACCTTCGTGGTGCTCGTCATCGTCACCATCACGAAGTTCACGCACGGCGCCTGGCTCGTCTTCGTGATCATGCCGGTGCTGTTCGTGCTCATGCTCGGCGTGAACCGCTACTACCGCGACGTCTCGCACGAGATCGCCGCGGACGCCGACACCGAGTTCGGTGCCACCGGCGACCACGCGATCGTCCTCGTCAACAAGCTGCAGAAGCCGGTCCTCAAGGCGCTCGACTACGCCATCGCCGCCAAGCACGCCGACCTCGAGGCGGTGCACGTCGCCATCGACGACGCCGAGGCCGCCCGCCTCCGTGAGCAGTGGGCCGAGCACGGCATCGAGGTCCCGCTGACGATGGTGCCGAGCCCGTACCGCGACATCTCGATGCCGCTCATCAAGTACATCAAGGCACACCGGCTCGAGCACGGGTCCGAGGTCGTCACGGTCTACACGCCGGTGTTCATCGTCGGCCACTGGTGGGAGGGCCTGCTGCACAACCACCGCGGTCGTCGCATCCGGAAGAAGCTCCTGCTCATGCACGGCGTCACCGTCGCCCTCGTGCCGTGGCTGCTCGACTCGTCGGAGCTGCTGTACGGCAAGCGCTCCCGCCCTTTCCCCGGGCAGGACCGACGTGGCGAACCCGTCCGGCCGGCACTCCGTCGCTCGCCGCACGGCGTCTTCCGCTCCGAGGCCGAGGAGGACCGCCTCATCCGCTCGGCCCAGCGCAACAGCCTGGAACCGCAGAAGTTGGCACACACCGGGACGCCGTCGCGTCGCGCGACCCGACCGGCCGGCCCGGCGGAGGGCGTCGACCCTGCGACCTGCACCGGTGAGGTC
- a CDS encoding PadR family transcriptional regulator, whose protein sequence is MSPVFAHGHLRLYLLVLLADHPMHGYEVITALGDRFGGTYVPSAGTVYPRLAKLEEDGLVTKTSDGRKTVYAITDAGRAELDARADEVAQLEDGVADSVKSLADGVRASVGAAMESLRADLAAAQHSGPAGPAGAAGAEPTSVPGSGGRTLRDAEMAVAVFRQQLRADLRRRAARGTLDDAAVQRLRDGLEALRKSL, encoded by the coding sequence ATGAGCCCCGTCTTCGCGCACGGACACCTGCGCCTCTACCTGCTCGTCCTGCTCGCCGACCACCCGATGCACGGGTACGAGGTCATCACCGCACTCGGCGACCGCTTCGGCGGCACGTACGTCCCGAGCGCCGGCACCGTCTACCCCCGGCTCGCGAAGCTCGAGGAGGACGGCCTGGTCACGAAGACCTCGGACGGCCGCAAGACCGTCTACGCCATCACCGACGCCGGTCGCGCCGAGCTCGACGCCCGTGCGGACGAGGTCGCCCAGCTCGAGGACGGCGTCGCGGACAGCGTGAAGTCCCTGGCCGACGGGGTGCGCGCCTCGGTGGGCGCCGCGATGGAGTCACTCCGCGCCGACCTCGCCGCCGCGCAGCACAGCGGCCCGGCCGGGCCCGCCGGCGCAGCGGGAGCCGAACCGACGTCCGTCCCGGGTTCCGGTGGCCGGACACTCCGCGACGCCGAGATGGCCGTCGCCGTGTTCCGGCAGCAGCTCCGCGCCGACCTCCGGCGCCGCGCAGCCCGCGGGACGCTCGACGACGCGGCGGTCCAGCGACTCCGCGATGGTCTGGAGGCCCTGCGCAAGTCCCTCTGA
- a CDS encoding DUF4097 family beta strand repeat-containing protein, with amino-acid sequence MAQEKWLVDEPKVIDTGIVRALRVGLVGGQVDVVTHDEPTARVEIHQVSGKPIKVEIEGDTLTVDHPQMRWDDPLGFLKSFRGGGARADVSILVPRDVTVNLGVVSAGVLLAGTERGAVLNSVSGDVVVDGVIGDVAVHAVSGTTTIRDQVGTVTLRTVSGDVVATGEIRRFSADAVSSAVVLDLHGSPDHVKVNTVSGSVDVRLEHGTPYSSTIATATGRLLFDDAEIRGARGTYTRTDGELSGSYVDIRVNSVSGDVAIVHGPPATTGRAPGTDPGSDSAAPSSAEQGGAA; translated from the coding sequence GGATCGTCCGCGCACTGCGCGTCGGCCTGGTCGGCGGGCAGGTGGACGTCGTCACCCACGACGAGCCGACCGCCCGCGTGGAGATCCACCAGGTCTCCGGCAAGCCGATCAAGGTCGAGATCGAGGGCGACACCCTCACGGTCGACCACCCCCAGATGCGCTGGGACGACCCGCTCGGGTTCCTGAAGTCGTTCCGCGGCGGCGGCGCCCGAGCCGACGTCAGCATCCTCGTCCCGCGCGACGTGACGGTGAACCTCGGGGTCGTCTCCGCCGGCGTCCTGCTCGCCGGCACCGAGCGCGGCGCGGTCCTCAACAGCGTCTCCGGTGACGTCGTCGTCGACGGAGTGATCGGCGACGTCGCCGTGCACGCGGTGTCCGGCACCACGACCATCCGCGACCAGGTCGGCACCGTGACGCTCCGCACCGTCTCGGGCGACGTCGTCGCGACCGGCGAGATCCGTCGGTTCTCGGCGGACGCCGTCTCGTCGGCCGTCGTGCTCGACCTGCACGGCTCGCCCGACCACGTGAAGGTCAACACGGTGTCCGGCTCGGTGGACGTCCGGCTCGAACACGGCACGCCCTACTCCAGCACGATCGCCACCGCCACAGGCCGCCTGCTGTTCGACGACGCCGAGATCCGGGGCGCCCGCGGGACGTACACGCGGACCGACGGGGAGCTCTCCGGCTCGTACGTCGACATCCGGGTGAACTCGGTCTCCGGCGACGTCGCGATCGTGCACGGACCGCCGGCGACGACGGGCCGGGCCCCGGGCACGGACCCCGGCTCCGACTCCGCCGCGCCGAGCTCCGCCGAGCAGGGCGGCGCCGCATGA